The following proteins come from a genomic window of Rutidosis leptorrhynchoides isolate AG116_Rl617_1_P2 chromosome 10, CSIRO_AGI_Rlap_v1, whole genome shotgun sequence:
- the LOC139871866 gene encoding hypersensitive-induced response protein-like protein 1: protein MGNLFCLYQVDQSTVAIKESFGKFDDVLEPGCHCVPWIFGKQIAGQLTLRVQQLDVKCETKTKDNVFVNVVASIQYRALADKANDAFYKLTNTRSQIQAYVFDVIRAFVPKLDLDDTFEQKNEIAKAVEEELEKAMSAYGFEIVQTLIVDIEPDEHVKRAMNEINAAARLRMAATEKAEAEKILQIKRAEGEAESKYLSGLGIARQRQAIVDGLRDSVLGFSVNVPGTTAKDVMDMVLVTQYFDTMKEIGASSKSSAVFIPHGPGAVRDVATQIRDGLLQGHAAN, encoded by the exons ATGGGAAATTTGTTTTGTTTGTATCAAGTGGACCAATCCACCGTTGCGATTAAGGAATCGTTTGGGAAATTTGATGATGTTTTGGAACCTGGATGTCATTGTGTACCATGGATATTTGGTAAACAAATTGCTGGTCAGCTTACTTTAAGAGTTCAGCAATTGGATGTTAAGTGTGAGACGAAAACTAAG GACAATGTTTTTGTAAATGTTGTGGCTTCGATACAATACCGTGCTTTGGCTGATAAGGCAAATGATGCGTTCTATAAACTCACTAACACAAGGTCCCAAATCCAGGCTTATGTTTTTGATG TTATTAGGGCTTTTGTTCCTAAGCTTGACCTAGATGATACTTTTGAGCAAAAGAATGAAATTGCTAAGGCTGTTGAAGAAGAACTTGAAAAG GCTATGTCTGCGTATGGATTTGAGATAGTTCAGACATTGATTGTTGACATAGAACCAGATGAGCATGTTAAGAGAGCAATGAATGAGATCAATGCCG CTGCAAGGTTGAGGATGGCTGCTACTGAGAAAGCTGAAGCTGAGAAAATTCTGCAGATCAAGAGGGCTGAGGGTGAAGCTGAGTCTAAGTACCTGTCGGGTTTGGGTATTGCCCGCCAGCGTCAAGCCATTGTTGACGGTCTGAGAGACAGTGTGTTGGGGTTCTCTGTCAATGTTCCTGGGACCACCGCAAAAGATGTTATGGATATGGTTCTGGTTACTCAGTATTTTGACACCATGAAGGAAATCGGTGCATCTTCTAAATCATCAGCCGTGTTTATCCCTCATGGACCTGGTGCAGTTCGTGATGTAGCCACCCAGATACGTGATGGCCTTCTTCAGGGTCATGCCGCTAATTGA